One Actinoplanes missouriensis 431 DNA segment encodes these proteins:
- a CDS encoding FMN-binding glutamate synthase family protein: MSRGVRAAAAAAVSAVAAVAVRDLLQRNHALLRNFPVIGHGRYLIEAIGPELRQYVVAGNNEERPFTRDQRRWVYASAKKENNYFGFGTDNDIEYTAGYPIIKHRTFGRAVPQSNPQAGYEAYVPCAKILGKRRAKAFRPDSVVNISGMSFGSLSGAAIEALNRGAALAGCLHNTGEGALSPYHRNGGELIFQIGTSYFGCRDAQGRFDLRRLKDLVAANPVRALEIKLSQGAKPSLGGLLPAAKVSAEIAATRGIPEGVDCVSPSRHAEFSDTDSLLDWVEMLAAETGLPVGIKSAVGDLDFWDELTTLMATTGRGVDFVTIDGGEGGTGAAPLIFTDTVSLPFQVGFARVYRMFAERGLTDDVVFIGAGKLGLPDNAIVAFALGCDMVNVGREAMLAIGCIQAQKCHTDTCPTGVATQNRWLTRGLDPALKSVRAANYIKTLRRDLVKVAEACGVEHPGLIDSTSVEILDGRTASTGLDEVYEYRPGWGLPSKADRDAIVELMTATEPQGGSAPPSADAMR, from the coding sequence ATGAGTCGGGGAGTACGGGCGGCCGCTGCCGCTGCGGTGTCGGCGGTCGCGGCGGTCGCCGTGCGGGATCTTCTGCAGCGCAACCACGCGCTGCTCCGGAACTTCCCGGTGATCGGGCACGGCCGCTACCTGATCGAGGCGATCGGGCCGGAGCTGCGGCAGTACGTGGTGGCCGGCAACAACGAGGAGCGGCCGTTCACCCGTGACCAGCGCCGGTGGGTCTACGCGTCGGCGAAGAAGGAGAACAACTACTTCGGGTTCGGCACCGACAACGACATCGAGTACACCGCCGGGTATCCGATCATCAAGCACCGGACGTTCGGGCGGGCGGTGCCGCAATCCAACCCGCAGGCCGGGTACGAGGCGTACGTCCCGTGCGCGAAGATCCTCGGCAAGCGGCGGGCGAAGGCGTTCCGGCCGGACTCGGTCGTGAACATCTCCGGGATGAGTTTCGGGTCGCTCTCCGGCGCCGCGATCGAGGCGCTGAACCGGGGCGCGGCGCTGGCCGGCTGCCTGCACAACACCGGTGAGGGCGCGCTGTCGCCGTACCACCGCAACGGCGGGGAGCTGATCTTCCAGATCGGCACGTCCTATTTCGGGTGCCGGGACGCCCAGGGCCGGTTCGACCTGCGGCGGCTCAAGGATCTGGTCGCGGCGAACCCGGTCCGGGCACTGGAGATCAAGCTGAGCCAGGGCGCCAAGCCGAGCCTCGGCGGGCTGCTGCCGGCCGCCAAGGTGTCCGCGGAGATCGCCGCGACCCGTGGCATCCCGGAGGGCGTGGACTGCGTCAGCCCGTCGCGGCACGCGGAGTTCTCCGACACCGACAGCCTGCTCGACTGGGTGGAGATGCTCGCCGCCGAGACCGGGCTGCCGGTCGGCATCAAGTCGGCCGTCGGCGACCTGGACTTCTGGGACGAGCTGACCACGCTGATGGCGACCACCGGCCGGGGCGTCGACTTCGTGACGATCGACGGCGGCGAGGGCGGCACCGGCGCGGCGCCACTGATCTTCACCGACACCGTCTCGCTGCCGTTCCAGGTCGGCTTCGCCCGGGTGTACCGGATGTTCGCCGAACGCGGCCTCACCGACGACGTGGTGTTCATCGGCGCCGGCAAGCTGGGCCTGCCGGACAACGCGATCGTCGCGTTCGCGCTCGGCTGCGACATGGTCAACGTGGGCCGCGAGGCGATGCTCGCGATCGGCTGCATCCAGGCGCAGAAATGCCACACCGACACCTGCCCGACCGGGGTCGCCACCCAGAACCGGTGGCTGACCAGGGGACTCGACCCGGCGCTGAAGTCGGTGCGGGCCGCGAACTACATCAAGACGCTGCGGCGGGACCTGGTGAAGGTCGCCGAGGCGTGCGGGGTGGAGCATCCCGGACTGATCGACAGCACGTCGGTGGAGATCCTGGACGGGCGGACCGCGTCGACCGGGCTGGACGAGGTGTACGAGTACCGGCCCGGCTGGGGCCTGCCGTCGAAGGCCGACCGGGACGCGATCGTCGAGCTGATGACGGCGACCGAGCCGCAGGGCGGCAGCGCCCCACCCTCGGCGGACGCGATGCGGTAG
- a CDS encoding DUF2382 domain-containing protein: MITQDKVHSLYGLDVYDNDGDRIGTVGAVWTDGAGRPVWASARTGLFGLNESLFPLQNAELRGDNVVVPFDKATVKDAPNVDADHDEPLDRDEVRRLYEHYGFRWEDGHHGFADGGRDYADHDWEAAGHGGDTRGAVDAGDGAMTRSEERLNVGTERERVGRARLRKYVVTEPEQVSVPVSREEVRLEREPITDRNRDAAYSGPDLTESEHEVTLHAERPVVGTETVPVERVRLGKETVTEQQEVGRHVRKERIEADLPGEQDRTVG; encoded by the coding sequence GTGATCACACAGGACAAGGTTCACTCGCTCTACGGCCTCGACGTGTACGACAACGACGGCGACCGGATCGGCACCGTCGGTGCGGTGTGGACCGACGGCGCCGGCCGTCCGGTGTGGGCCAGCGCCCGGACCGGGCTGTTCGGCCTCAACGAGTCGCTGTTCCCTCTGCAGAACGCGGAACTACGGGGCGACAACGTGGTGGTCCCGTTCGACAAGGCGACGGTCAAGGACGCCCCGAACGTGGACGCCGACCACGACGAGCCGCTGGACCGCGACGAGGTGCGGCGGCTCTACGAGCACTACGGTTTCCGGTGGGAGGACGGTCACCACGGGTTCGCGGACGGCGGCCGGGACTACGCGGACCACGATTGGGAAGCCGCCGGGCACGGCGGGGACACCAGGGGCGCCGTGGACGCCGGTGACGGCGCGATGACCCGCTCCGAGGAGCGGCTGAACGTCGGCACCGAGCGGGAGCGGGTCGGCCGGGCCCGGCTCCGCAAGTACGTGGTGACCGAGCCGGAACAGGTGTCCGTCCCGGTCAGCCGCGAGGAGGTACGCCTGGAGCGGGAGCCGATCACCGACCGGAACCGCGACGCCGCGTACTCCGGCCCGGACCTGACCGAATCGGAACACGAGGTGACCCTGCACGCCGAACGCCCGGTCGTCGGCACCGAGACCGTGCCGGTCGAGCGGGTGCGGCTCGGCAAGGAGACCGTCACCGAGCAGCAGGAGGTCGGCCGGCACGTCCGCAAGGAACGCATCGAGGCGGACCTCCCCGGTGAGCAGGACCGCACCGTCGGCTGA
- a CDS encoding ATP-binding protein yields the protein MSYRISLARTMLFALVYGVAVYTGRRAALDHSGDSLVWPSAGVGALWFCAQRHARTPWVDRVLLPLILVWVTLQTGAAPWEAVLYGMAGLTQATLFRRLLARLRPNLWGGAGAEPLRAPRDLWGLLAAAFGAAASACAVGSVGEWVHQGDYPLPATVMNLARNVTSILIIGSVGICVAGALATVRSRFGGRAGWWPRARSRLAGASPWRIAEHLAIVVGTTAAYLAGFAYEDRLPLSFAMLGWTVLVATRLSTPFVLVHNSVAAGIAVTFTRGGSGPFAHVPDPTVRAVMVQLFLALVALVGLALALGRDERRQLLTQLGHEKELLRAIIDSMADGLAVIEPDGRVSLRNPAVSHLLGGVTSPDDRMADPAWYGLHHVDGTPFPEDGLAYIRALAGEDVQGVEMLVRNAGVPEGRFITVTATSLPRPGGTRSAVVLFHDVTAEHRQRDELTSFAGVVAHDLLNPLTGVQGWTEAVHDSVAGAPPHPNLEQALTDLDRLSRTSARMRGLIDGLLAYTTARQATAEPISVDTAAVLADVTGARADAAVAAGQPEPKFTIGPAPPVCADPVLLRQLLDNLIGNAIKYTAPGVTPTLVIDASRTGDMVSIRIADNGVGIPAGQHTAIFGDFHRAHTDGRFLGTGLGLAICRRIVERHGGTITAEDNAGGGSCFTVTLPAAVPAPAPDQLMTSA from the coding sequence ATGAGTTACCGGATCTCACTGGCCCGGACCATGCTGTTCGCCCTGGTGTACGGCGTCGCGGTGTACACCGGACGCCGGGCCGCCCTCGATCACTCCGGCGACTCGCTGGTGTGGCCGTCCGCCGGTGTCGGAGCGCTCTGGTTCTGTGCGCAGCGCCATGCCCGTACCCCATGGGTTGACCGTGTCCTGTTGCCGTTGATCCTCGTCTGGGTGACGCTGCAGACCGGCGCCGCGCCGTGGGAGGCCGTGCTGTACGGGATGGCCGGACTCACCCAGGCCACCCTGTTCCGGCGGCTGCTGGCGCGGCTGCGGCCGAACCTGTGGGGCGGCGCCGGCGCCGAGCCGCTCCGGGCGCCGCGCGATCTGTGGGGGCTGCTCGCCGCCGCGTTCGGGGCCGCGGCCTCCGCGTGCGCCGTCGGGTCGGTCGGCGAATGGGTGCATCAGGGCGACTACCCGCTGCCCGCGACGGTCATGAACCTGGCCCGGAACGTCACCAGCATCCTGATCATCGGGTCGGTCGGCATCTGCGTCGCGGGCGCCCTCGCCACCGTCCGGAGCCGATTTGGGGGCCGAGCCGGCTGGTGGCCGCGGGCCCGGAGCCGGCTGGCCGGCGCGTCCCCGTGGCGGATCGCGGAACACCTCGCCATCGTCGTCGGCACCACCGCCGCCTACCTGGCCGGGTTCGCCTACGAGGACCGGCTGCCGCTGTCCTTCGCGATGCTCGGCTGGACGGTCCTGGTCGCCACCCGGCTGTCCACGCCGTTCGTCCTGGTGCACAACTCGGTGGCCGCCGGCATCGCCGTCACGTTCACCCGCGGGGGCTCCGGGCCGTTCGCCCACGTCCCCGACCCCACGGTCCGCGCCGTCATGGTGCAGCTGTTCCTCGCCCTCGTCGCCCTCGTCGGTCTCGCCCTGGCGCTCGGCCGCGACGAACGCCGCCAGCTGCTCACCCAGCTCGGCCACGAGAAGGAACTGCTCCGGGCGATCATCGACTCGATGGCCGACGGCCTCGCGGTGATCGAACCCGACGGCCGGGTCTCGCTGCGCAACCCGGCCGTCAGCCACCTGCTCGGCGGCGTGACGAGCCCGGACGACCGGATGGCCGACCCCGCCTGGTACGGCCTGCACCACGTCGACGGCACCCCGTTCCCGGAGGACGGCCTCGCCTACATCCGGGCCCTGGCCGGCGAGGACGTGCAGGGCGTGGAGATGCTGGTCCGCAACGCCGGGGTGCCGGAGGGCCGGTTCATCACGGTGACCGCCACCTCGCTGCCCCGGCCCGGCGGCACGCGCAGCGCGGTCGTGCTCTTCCACGACGTGACCGCCGAGCACCGGCAGCGCGACGAGCTGACCAGTTTCGCCGGGGTGGTGGCGCACGACCTGCTCAACCCACTCACCGGGGTGCAGGGCTGGACGGAGGCGGTGCACGACTCGGTGGCCGGCGCTCCCCCGCACCCGAACCTGGAGCAGGCGCTCACCGACCTGGACCGGCTGAGCCGCACGTCGGCGCGGATGCGCGGGCTGATCGACGGGTTGCTGGCGTACACCACCGCCCGGCAGGCCACCGCGGAACCGATCAGCGTCGACACCGCCGCGGTCCTCGCCGACGTCACCGGCGCCCGTGCCGACGCCGCGGTCGCGGCCGGTCAGCCGGAACCCAAGTTCACCATCGGCCCGGCGCCGCCGGTCTGCGCCGACCCGGTGCTGCTGCGCCAGCTGCTGGACAACCTGATCGGCAACGCCATCAAGTACACGGCGCCGGGCGTCACCCCGACGCTGGTGATCGACGCTTCGCGCACCGGGGACATGGTGTCGATCCGGATCGCGGACAACGGCGTCGGCATCCCGGCGGGCCAGCACACCGCCATCTTCGGCGACTTCCACCGGGCGCACACCGACGGGCGGTTCCTCGGCACCGGCCTGGGCCTGGCCATCTGCCGGCGGATCGTGGAGCGCCACGGCGGCACGATCACGGCGGAGGACAACGCGGGCGGCGGTTCCTGCTTCACGGTGACCCTGCCCGCCGCGGTGCCCGCGCCGGCGCCGGACCAGCTGATGACCTCGGCCTAG
- a CDS encoding ATP-binding protein has translation MNEDSIADPARENTELLDSVPEAFLALDAAGIVRGFNRAAHDLLGFTAAQARGRHLDETIQPRYDGDPIMPALIRLFAAGPARPVVRELSVRHRDGHRLTTRATLSLARGDGEALACVLLADLAAETTADRDAGFLTALLDSLSVGVIAVDQHGRVIVLNRVLRQVQTGPITAGRPAATSFDLYDTAKRPMGWEQTPVMRALRGEHITGLDVLACGPDHRMRTFAATAQPIVGRDGRRLGAVSVANEVTALRRAERFGECRQQVERALRAATSIIEAAPAALAAVTEALGWPSAELFLIDEASGVLQPVGHHCADGEDPGDFFGHLPVRGQGATGRAWKTGKPLWVPDVTAITARLTPIERERAEICARHGIRTAMAVPVRDGRTLLGVLTCYSGSPEVDEELLTVLLDGVAAQIGVYVALRRAEELARQLHRSQDDFLDLVGHELRTPLTAITANVTILAEETDGLGPDQRQMLSAVARNTAMLQGLVDSLLDLVALESGHEQLATDPVDLSAVVSEAAIAIRLTAAGSGVRLITNLGRGPIVPGDAHRIRQVVDDLLANAVKFSPAGATVTIDLLAGDHGATLRIADTGIGTPLTEQNQVFDRFYRATNVRHHGIPGSGLGLSRARAIVHLHRGAITLTPNTPTGTVLTVHLPSTHP, from the coding sequence GTGAACGAGGACTCGATCGCGGACCCGGCGCGGGAGAACACGGAGTTGCTCGACAGCGTCCCGGAGGCGTTCCTCGCGCTCGACGCCGCCGGCATCGTCCGCGGGTTCAACCGGGCCGCGCACGACCTGCTCGGCTTCACCGCGGCCCAGGCCCGCGGGCGCCACCTCGACGAGACCATTCAGCCCCGGTACGACGGTGACCCGATCATGCCGGCCCTGATCCGCCTGTTCGCGGCCGGTCCGGCGCGTCCCGTGGTCCGCGAGCTGAGCGTGCGGCACCGCGACGGGCACCGCCTGACCACCCGGGCCACCCTCTCCCTGGCGCGCGGCGACGGCGAGGCCCTGGCCTGCGTCCTCCTCGCCGACCTGGCTGCCGAGACCACCGCCGACCGGGACGCCGGCTTCCTCACCGCGCTGCTCGACAGCCTCTCGGTCGGTGTGATCGCCGTCGACCAGCACGGCCGGGTGATCGTGCTGAACCGGGTGCTGCGCCAGGTGCAGACCGGCCCGATCACCGCCGGCCGGCCGGCGGCCACCTCGTTCGACCTCTACGACACGGCGAAGCGGCCGATGGGCTGGGAGCAGACCCCGGTGATGCGGGCGCTGCGCGGCGAGCACATCACCGGCCTCGACGTGCTGGCCTGCGGGCCGGACCACCGGATGCGCACGTTCGCCGCCACCGCCCAGCCGATCGTCGGCCGCGACGGCCGGCGGCTGGGCGCCGTGTCGGTCGCCAACGAGGTCACCGCCCTGCGCCGGGCGGAACGTTTCGGCGAGTGCCGCCAGCAGGTCGAACGCGCTCTGCGCGCCGCCACGTCGATCATCGAGGCCGCGCCCGCCGCGCTGGCCGCGGTGACCGAGGCGCTCGGCTGGCCCAGCGCCGAGCTGTTTCTCATCGACGAGGCCAGCGGTGTTCTGCAACCGGTCGGGCATCACTGCGCGGACGGGGAGGATCCGGGCGATTTCTTCGGGCACCTTCCGGTACGGGGTCAGGGCGCCACCGGCCGCGCGTGGAAGACCGGCAAGCCGCTGTGGGTGCCCGACGTCACCGCCATCACCGCCAGGCTCACCCCGATCGAACGGGAGCGCGCCGAGATCTGCGCCCGGCACGGCATCCGGACCGCGATGGCCGTCCCGGTCCGCGACGGCCGCACCCTGCTCGGTGTGCTCACCTGTTACTCCGGCTCACCGGAGGTCGACGAGGAGCTGCTGACGGTGCTGCTCGACGGCGTCGCCGCGCAGATCGGCGTCTACGTGGCGCTGCGCCGCGCCGAGGAGCTGGCCCGGCAGCTGCACCGCTCCCAGGACGACTTCCTCGACCTGGTCGGCCACGAGCTGCGCACCCCGCTCACCGCGATCACCGCGAACGTCACGATCCTCGCCGAGGAGACCGACGGTCTCGGCCCGGACCAGCGGCAGATGCTGTCCGCCGTGGCCCGCAACACCGCGATGCTGCAGGGCCTGGTGGACTCCCTGCTCGACCTGGTCGCCCTGGAGTCCGGCCACGAGCAGCTGGCCACCGACCCGGTCGACCTGTCCGCCGTCGTGTCCGAGGCCGCCATCGCGATCCGCCTCACCGCCGCCGGGTCCGGCGTCCGCCTCATCACGAACCTCGGGCGCGGCCCGATCGTCCCCGGCGACGCCCACCGCATCCGCCAGGTGGTCGACGACCTGCTCGCCAACGCCGTCAAGTTCAGCCCGGCCGGCGCCACCGTCACGATCGACCTGCTCGCCGGCGACCACGGCGCCACCCTGCGCATCGCCGACACCGGCATCGGCACCCCGCTGACCGAGCAGAACCAGGTCTTCGACCGCTTCTACCGGGCGACGAACGTCCGCCATCACGGCATCCCCGGCAGCGGCCTCGGCCTGAGCCGCGCCCGGGCCATCGTCCATCTCCACCGGGGCGCCATCACCCTCACCCCCAACACCCCCACCGGTACGGTCCTCACCGTCCACCTGCCGAGCACCCACCCCTGA
- a CDS encoding manganese catalase family protein has protein sequence MFKHVDHLQFQAKPEKPDAFFAAKLQELVGGQFGEMTVMMQYLWQGWSCRVPGKYKDMIMDIATEEIGHVEMLTTMLARLLEGGPAEATEKAAAANPVLAAVLGGQNPQHAVVTGGGAMPTNSQGVPWNAGYIVASGNLLADFRSNVAAEAQSRLQTSRIYNMTDDRGVKDMLQFNLARDTYHQQQWLLGIEQLIADGFTESGIEDSNAEFEHPEANHTFYSFDPESRAGEGRWAQGPTLNGKDQIVYVPDAQPLTDDKPLGPAPDPKLFVTYDGSMGKGKPGTGAGAHVQGVANVVNKIKGALD, from the coding sequence ATGTTCAAGCACGTTGACCACCTGCAGTTCCAGGCCAAGCCGGAGAAGCCGGACGCGTTCTTCGCCGCGAAGCTGCAGGAGCTGGTCGGTGGACAGTTCGGCGAGATGACCGTGATGATGCAGTACCTGTGGCAGGGCTGGTCGTGCCGCGTCCCCGGCAAGTACAAGGACATGATCATGGACATCGCGACCGAGGAGATCGGTCACGTCGAGATGCTCACCACGATGCTGGCCCGCCTGCTCGAGGGCGGCCCGGCCGAGGCGACCGAGAAGGCCGCCGCGGCCAACCCGGTGCTCGCCGCCGTGCTCGGCGGCCAGAACCCGCAGCACGCGGTGGTGACCGGTGGCGGCGCGATGCCGACCAACAGCCAGGGCGTGCCGTGGAACGCCGGGTACATCGTCGCGAGCGGCAACCTGCTCGCCGACTTCCGGTCCAACGTGGCCGCCGAGGCGCAGAGCCGCCTGCAGACGAGCCGGATCTACAACATGACCGACGACCGCGGTGTCAAGGACATGCTGCAGTTCAACCTGGCCCGCGACACCTACCACCAGCAGCAGTGGCTGCTCGGCATCGAGCAGCTGATCGCCGACGGCTTCACCGAGAGCGGCATCGAGGACTCGAACGCCGAGTTCGAGCATCCCGAGGCGAACCACACGTTCTACAGCTTCGACCCGGAGAGCCGGGCCGGAGAGGGCCGCTGGGCGCAGGGCCCGACCCTGAACGGCAAGGATCAGATCGTGTACGTGCCGGACGCGCAGCCGCTGACCGACGACAAACCGCTCGGCCCGGCGCCCGACCCGAAGCTGTTCGTGACCTACGACGGCTCGATGGGCAAGGGCAAGCCCGGCACCGGAGCCGGAGCACACGTCCAGGGCGTCGCGAACGTGGTCAACAAGATCAAGGGCGCGCTCGACTAG
- a CDS encoding Nramp family divalent metal transporter has protein sequence MPLKRRVTRVAPWFGPAFVAAIAYADPGNFATNFTSGASFGYLLVWVIVAANIMAMLIQALSAKLGLVTGRDLPELCREQLPRPVSRGLWVQAELVAMATDLAEIIGGALALHLLFGVPLPIGGLITCAAAFALLELHRRGVRRFETVIGALLGVILLGFLYTALRSGADAGALSTGMVPSFQGTESLLLATGILGATVMPHVIYLHSALTKSRTAAAGPARLREALRCQRADTLIALGAAGLVNLAMLVIAAQLFFGSGIGGTDTLEGIHAGLGTVLDGHAATAFAIALLTSGLASSSVGTYAGQVVMQGFIGRSIPLALRRLITMAPAMVVLLIGVDPTQALVWSQVVLSFGVPFALVPLIWLTRRRDLLGEHANRPITTAAASAVALLIIVLNGFLLVTTLG, from the coding sequence ATGCCGCTGAAGAGACGGGTGACGCGGGTCGCGCCCTGGTTCGGCCCGGCTTTCGTGGCGGCCATCGCGTACGCCGACCCCGGCAACTTCGCCACCAACTTCACCAGCGGGGCGAGCTTCGGGTACCTGCTCGTCTGGGTGATCGTGGCGGCGAACATCATGGCGATGCTGATCCAGGCGCTCTCCGCGAAACTCGGCCTGGTCACCGGCCGCGACCTGCCGGAGCTCTGCCGCGAGCAGCTGCCCCGGCCGGTCTCCCGGGGCCTGTGGGTGCAGGCCGAGCTGGTCGCGATGGCCACCGACCTCGCCGAGATCATCGGTGGAGCGCTCGCGCTCCACCTGCTCTTCGGCGTCCCGCTGCCGATCGGCGGGCTGATCACCTGCGCCGCGGCCTTCGCGCTGCTGGAGCTGCACCGGCGCGGGGTACGCCGGTTCGAGACGGTGATCGGCGCCCTGCTCGGCGTGATCCTGCTCGGCTTCCTCTACACCGCGCTACGGTCCGGCGCCGACGCGGGGGCGCTCTCCACCGGCATGGTCCCGTCGTTCCAGGGCACCGAGAGCCTGCTGCTGGCCACCGGCATCCTCGGGGCCACCGTGATGCCGCACGTCATCTACCTGCACTCGGCGCTGACCAAGTCGCGTACCGCGGCGGCCGGACCGGCCCGGCTGCGGGAGGCCCTGCGCTGCCAGCGCGCCGACACCCTGATCGCGCTCGGCGCGGCCGGACTCGTCAACCTCGCCATGCTGGTGATCGCCGCGCAGCTCTTCTTCGGTTCCGGGATCGGCGGCACCGACACCCTGGAGGGCATCCACGCCGGACTCGGCACGGTCCTGGACGGGCACGCCGCCACCGCGTTCGCGATCGCGCTGCTCACCTCCGGGCTCGCGTCGTCGAGTGTCGGCACGTACGCCGGTCAGGTCGTCATGCAGGGCTTCATCGGACGCAGCATCCCGCTCGCCCTGCGCCGCTTGATCACCATGGCCCCGGCGATGGTCGTGCTGCTGATCGGCGTGGACCCCACCCAGGCGCTGGTCTGGTCGCAGGTGGTGCTCTCCTTCGGGGTGCCGTTCGCGCTCGTCCCGCTGATCTGGCTGACCCGCCGGCGCGACCTGCTCGGCGAGCACGCCAACCGTCCGATCACGACCGCCGCCGCGTCCGCGGTCGCCCTGCTGATCATCGTCCTCAACGGATTCCTGCTGGTCACAACGCTTGGTTGA
- a CDS encoding response regulator transcription factor gives MRTTIRVAIIDDHDLFVRGMELLLPEVSNGRATVVASTGDAAYAAGIVRNTVPDLVLVDLHMPPPGGLHAIDAVRRAAPRSPVIAMSGDDDPAVVLAALRTGASGFLPKSSTAADLLAPLLAAHQGWAVLPPRLLAALVEKDQRRSAPAATESLGPDDRTLLRLIANGSSTAEIATRLHVSERTVKRLTATLLRKLRVSSREAAAALAGSAGLL, from the coding sequence ATGAGAACGACGATCCGGGTGGCGATCATCGACGACCACGATCTCTTCGTACGGGGAATGGAACTGCTCCTGCCCGAGGTGAGCAACGGCCGCGCCACGGTCGTGGCGAGCACCGGGGACGCCGCGTACGCGGCCGGCATCGTCCGCAACACGGTCCCCGATCTGGTCCTCGTCGACCTGCACATGCCGCCGCCCGGCGGGCTCCACGCCATCGACGCGGTCCGCCGGGCCGCCCCGCGCTCACCGGTGATCGCGATGTCCGGTGACGACGATCCGGCGGTCGTCCTGGCGGCGCTGCGCACCGGCGCGTCCGGTTTCCTGCCGAAGAGCAGCACCGCGGCCGACCTGCTGGCGCCCCTGCTGGCCGCGCACCAGGGGTGGGCGGTGCTGCCGCCGCGGCTGCTCGCCGCCCTGGTCGAGAAGGACCAGCGGCGATCGGCGCCGGCGGCCACCGAGTCGCTCGGCCCGGACGACCGCACGCTGCTGCGGCTGATCGCGAACGGCTCGTCCACCGCGGAGATCGCGACGCGGCTGCACGTCTCCGAACGTACCGTGAAGCGCCTGACCGCCACGCTCCTGCGCAAGTTGCGGGTCTCCAGCCGCGAAGCGGCTGCCGCGCTGGCCGGCAGCGCCGGTCTGCTGTGA
- a CDS encoding sensor histidine kinase has translation MRLIPRQARPDPGMLLIRSVCHELRPPMATLAGLVQALEKAPSEPRRAELTRLAAEHVAYAEAILGQASETVGGRNGSAVEPVPLARILPAVAATAPAGTVRISAGRAALRWPVHPGHTQQILINLVGNAVRHGSGPVRLAVQARPWRLRLTVADAGGPTPQLRTALRRRSAPPGERGLGLWVVRQLLGGLGGSVRSRKLAPAGLAMEVLLPRYRG, from the coding sequence ATGCGTCTGATTCCCCGGCAGGCCCGGCCGGACCCGGGCATGCTGCTCATCCGCAGTGTGTGCCACGAGCTGCGCCCGCCGATGGCGACCCTCGCCGGGCTGGTGCAGGCCCTGGAGAAGGCGCCCTCCGAGCCGCGCCGGGCCGAGCTCACCCGGCTCGCCGCCGAGCACGTCGCCTATGCCGAGGCGATCCTCGGGCAGGCCTCGGAGACCGTCGGGGGACGGAACGGCAGCGCCGTCGAGCCCGTCCCGCTCGCCCGGATCCTGCCCGCGGTCGCCGCGACGGCGCCGGCCGGGACGGTGCGGATCTCGGCCGGGCGGGCCGCCCTGCGCTGGCCGGTCCATCCGGGACACACCCAGCAGATCCTGATCAATCTGGTCGGCAACGCGGTGCGGCACGGATCCGGCCCGGTACGGCTCGCCGTGCAGGCCCGGCCGTGGCGGCTGCGGCTCACCGTCGCGGACGCCGGTGGGCCCACGCCGCAGCTGCGGACGGCGTTGCGGCGGCGGAGCGCGCCGCCCGGCGAGCGTGGCCTGGGACTGTGGGTGGTACGGCAGCTGCTCGGCGGTCTCGGCGGGTCGGTTCGCAGCCGGAAGCTGGCCCCGGCGGGGCTGGCCATGGAGGTGCTGCTGCCGCGCTACCGGGGGTGA
- a CDS encoding carboxylate-amine ligase: MTSTITAGRVMTGATAPAALSVAVAEEFLLLDPVSGRNAAPRERAGTGWCADLRQIRAGLGGLREAAAEAAEASGVRLVAIGATPVGETGPAGTVCGLHVSVEAPDREIAAQVPGHLRVWLPVIRALAVNSPLFGGADTGHSSWRSVQTRHGSGLTTDGRVVTVGVADVCTDLDDAVLVTALIRAAVATTVSDILDRRPAPEVPDEAVAAAHRGAARDGLAGELLDLRLDRARPAWELVDEFFATVSPALLFSGDLDLVVGGLARLRHTGDGAARQRRILTGTGDVRAVLAALAAWTRTF, translated from the coding sequence ATGACGTCGACGATCACCGCCGGTCGTGTGATGACCGGCGCCACCGCGCCGGCGGCGCTGTCCGTCGCGGTTGCCGAGGAGTTCCTGCTGCTCGATCCGGTCAGCGGCCGCAACGCCGCTCCGCGCGAGCGGGCCGGCACCGGCTGGTGCGCCGACCTGCGCCAGATCCGCGCGGGCCTGGGCGGCCTGCGCGAGGCCGCAGCCGAGGCCGCGGAGGCGTCCGGCGTCCGGCTGGTCGCGATCGGTGCCACCCCGGTCGGCGAAACCGGTCCGGCGGGCACGGTCTGCGGCCTGCACGTGAGCGTGGAGGCGCCGGACCGGGAGATCGCCGCACAGGTGCCCGGCCATCTGCGGGTCTGGCTCCCGGTGATCCGGGCTCTCGCGGTCAACTCGCCGCTGTTCGGCGGCGCCGACACCGGGCACAGCAGCTGGCGGTCGGTGCAGACCCGGCACGGTTCCGGCCTGACCACGGATGGGCGCGTCGTGACCGTCGGCGTCGCCGACGTCTGCACCGATCTCGACGACGCGGTCCTGGTGACGGCTCTGATCCGGGCCGCCGTGGCGACGACGGTGAGCGACATCCTGGACCGGCGCCCGGCTCCGGAAGTCCCGGACGAGGCGGTCGCCGCCGCGCATCGCGGCGCCGCCCGGGACGGACTTGCGGGCGAGCTTCTCGACCTGCGCCTGGACCGGGCACGGCCGGCATGGGAGCTGGTCGACGAGTTCTTCGCGACGGTCAGCCCGGCGCTGCTCTTCAGCGGCGACCTGGATCTGGTCGTCGGCGGCCTGGCCCGGCTGCGGCACACCGGGGACGGCGCCGCCCGCCAGCGCCGGATCCTGACCGGCACCGGCGACGTGCGAGCGGTGCTGGCCGCGCTCGCGGCCTGGACCAGGACGTTCTGA